In Edaphobacter aggregans, the sequence CCGGATACGACGAGTCCCGTAAAATCTGGAACGCCATGATCGATCGCAGGCCATCCGCCATCGCGCGCTGCACCGGCCCTGAGGACGTCCAAGCCGCAGTCCGATTTGCTCTCGATCACGACATCTATCCCGCCATCCGCGGCGGCGGTCACAACGTCGCCGGCCTCGCAATGGTGGACGACGGGCTTGTCATCGACCTGACACCCATGAAGAACATCGTCGTCGACCCATCAAACCGCACAGCGACCGCACAAACGGGCCTCACGTGGGGAGAATTTGACCGCGAGACCCAGCAACATGGGCTTGCGACAACAGGCGGACTCATCTCGACCACAGGTATCGCCGGACTAACCCTCGGCGGCGGTGTCGGCTGGTTAATGAGCCGATGTGGCCTCGTCTGCGACAACACGCTCTCCTACGACATCGTCCTCGCAACCGGCGACTCGATCCAAGCAACCGCGGACGATCACGCCGACTTGTTCTGGGCCTTGAAAGGCGGCGGCGGCAACTTCGGCGTAGTAACCTCGATCACATACCGCATGTACCCGATCACCACCGTGATCTCGGGTATGGTGCTCCACCCTCTCGCCGAAGCCCGAAAAGTGCTCGAATTCTACCGGGATTTCGTAACGTCGGGACTCCCGGACGAACTCACCGTATACGCTGCGTCCTTGTCGACCCCCGACGGGCATCCTGTGATCGCGTTCATCCCCTGCTGGTGCGGAGACGATCTCGCCCAGGGAGAGCGTGTGCTCGACCCGCTTCGGAAATTCGGCTCTCCCATCGCCGACCTGATCAACACGATGCCCTATTCAGCCATGCAGCAGATGATCGACCCCGGCGCTCCATTCGGCCTCCGAAGCTACTGGAAAAGCCGCTTCCTCCGCGAGCTGCCCGACACAGCAATCGACACCTTCGTCCAGTTCGCCGAGACTCGCACCTCACCGCGCTCCTTCGCAATCCTGGAACACGCCCACGGAGCCGTCTCACGCGTCCAGCCCAATGCCACCGCGTTTCCAACCCGCAGCGACGGCTTCGACCTCGTCCTGATCAGCCTGTGGGACAACGCAGAAGAAGACCCACGCCATATCGAATGGACGCGTACCTTCCACTCCGCCATGCAACCCTGGTCGGCCGGCTCCGTCTACGTCAACAGTCTCGATCAGGATGACGCAGCACGCGTCCCAGAAGCCTACGCCCAGAATTACGCCAGGCTGTCCGCTGTTAAAGCTACCTACGATCCCGGCAATCGTTTCCGCCGCAACCAGAACATTCAACCGCACACCAAAGCTTCCGAAAAATAATCACCACGTTGCCCGGCGGAAATGTCCTGCTCGTCTTCGCCAAGAAGATGACTCACTCGCACAATTGTTTTGATCTGTTCCAACGTTGAGCCGATACAGCGTCTTCGGCGGCTCGTCTTTCTAACCCGAATGCATCTCCATTTGGAATGGCTGGTATTCTCGAAAATATTACGTCGAGTTGCAAGAATCGCACATCGGATAAAGATCTGATAGGTCCTATCTAGATCGCAGTCAGTTAAATCACTGAAATGCCAAATTGTTCACAGAAAACCAAGGAGATCCCATGTCTAAATTAGCTAATAGAGTGGCACTCGTTACCGGTGGTTCACGAGGTATTGGTGCAGCAATCGCAAAGCGTCTGGCCTCAGATGGAGCAAGCGTGGCCATCACGTATGCCAAGGATGCCACCGCAGCCTCCGCCGTCGTCAAAGCGATCGAACTCGCCGGCGGAAAAGCTGTCGCGATTCAGGCAGACGCCGCCGACACCAAGGCAGTCAATGACGCTGTCGAAAAAGCCGTTGCAACCCTCGGTCGGCTTGATGTGCTTGTGAACAACGCCGGCACGGCCATTCCGAAGAAGTTTGAGGAGACCACGCTTGAAGAGATGGATCGCATGATCGACATCAACCTTCGCGGCGTATTCGTCACGACCCAGGCGGCGCTCAAGCACATGAACGATGGCGGCCGCATCATCAATATCGGCTCGTGCGTAGGCGAGCGACTGATGACACCGGGGCTGGTGCCTTACGCGGCCACGAAAGGCGCCGTCAAGATGTTCACTCAAGGGCTGTCCAGAGAGGTCGGAAACCGGGGCATCACGGTCAACAACGTCCAGCCGGGTCCCATCGACACCGATCTGAATCCCGCTGCGGGCGATTGGGCCACGCCTCAAAAGGCCGCCACAGCGCTCGACCGCTACGGCAGCGTAGATGAGGTCGCCGCATTGGTGTCCTTCGTCGCCGGTCCGGAGTCCTCATACATTACCGGCGCGAATCTGACTGTCGATGGCGGAACGAACGCCTGAACCAACCCACAAACTCAGTCCATGGATCTGAACAAAGATGCGTCCATGGCGACATTCAGAGGCAGTGGATCGAAAACCAGGTACCCCATCTTAGGCGCGGTTGCATTGCTCCTAAGATGGGGTACCACCCGACCGCGCGATCCCCGAATAACCTGAATCTAAGGAGCAGGAGGAGCACTCTCCTTCGTCACCATCTCCGCACTAAGCCGAATCGCCCCACTCCCCACCATCATGCTCCGCGTCCAGTCCTGATACCCAGTCTTCTTCACGACAATCTCATGCTTGCCCGGAGCAAGGTTCAACGTCGAAGGCGTACTCCCCACAAAATTTCCGTCCACCTCGATATCGCAGTTCGGCACACTCGCTTCAATCGTGAGACCAGATGCAGCGCTGGCAACAGCGGCGCTACTCGCAGCGGCCGGTGCAAACTTCGCCATATCAAGCTTCATGTCTCCTGACACAAACGCCGTAACCTCAGTCCCCTTCGGAATCGTGATGTCCTTGCCGTGAATGAATAACAGAAGCGGGGCCGCAGGGAAGAAAACTATCGCCGTTCCTACCATCCCGGCCGTCATCGCCCCGGTGTGTCCGCCACCCTTCGCATTCTGCGTGGCGCTCAGCGCAGCCTTCTCTCCGTCGATCAAACGCACCGAGTCGATATTCACATCCAGCTTGCCGCCGCGGCCCATACTCTTTTTAGCTTCGGCTGTAGTCACTGTTGCCAGCGCCTGCGCACCCTTGGCGATCACCGGCACACCTTCAACATCAACCTCTTCCAACACCTCAAACGAGACCTGTTGCCCGGCCTTCGCCGTCGCCGAAGTCAGATTCTCCGCTAACCGCAACTTGATCGCTGTCCCATCCTGCAAGGTATTCGGTGGAGGTGGCCCACTCACCACCGGAGCCGCAACCGGAGCAACTGCCGGAACCACCGGAGCCTTATCTTTTTGTCCAAAAGCACTATCGCCCAATGCAAGAAACACAACAAGGGATGTTGCAAGCAAACGCCGCATGTTTTTCAACCTATTTTTCTAGTTTTTAGAAGCCACCCAAAGGTACTTGTAAAAGTGTGACCCAACAAGTAACAAATTCGTTAGCAGAAGAATCCGGTGAGCGTCGCAATGCGACAGCTCCTGATTCGTCAGCAATCGAATGGATGACACTCTCCGACGTGCATAAAGTCAAACAAGAACCAGGCCCGGCGCTAAGCCGGTATATCCTTTGTTTTAAAGACATTGGGACTTTTCAACCAAGAGGGAGAGAGGGTACACATGCAGCACAACACAACGCGTCGCCGGAGCACTCACACTCTCCTCCTAAGCCTAGCCGCGCTTTATTTACCCACAGCCTTCGCAGCCCACGCACAAGCACCCAATCCCAACCTGATGAAGTACAGCTGCGGCCCAGCCAACCGCCTCTTCGCGACCCTCTCCCCCACCTCGCGCTTCACCGGCACCAACTCCGGCTTCGACCTAATCGACTCCCCCACCATCTCCGACGGCTCCTGCCACAGCGACAAACCCTTCTTCTTCTCCGTCGCCATCCCCGAAGGCAACTACCACGTCGTCCTCACTCTCGGAGGCCCGCAAGCCTCCGTCACCACTGTCCGAGCCGAAGGCCGCCGCCTCATGCTCGAGAAGATCCCCACCGCCCCCAACGCCTCCGTAACCCGCACCATCGAAGTCAACGTCCGCGTCCCCGAAATCGCCGGCGACCCCAACCATACCGTCAAGCTCAAGGCCCGCGAACAAGGCATCCTCAACTGGGACCACAAGCTCACCCTCGAGTTCAACGGCGACAACCCCAGCGTCCGCTCCATCTCCATCGCGCCCTTCTCCAAAGCCGTCCCCGAGCCCACCATCTATCTCGCAGGCGACTCCACCGTAGTTGACCAGTACTACGAACCCTGGGCCGCCTGGGGCCAGATGCTCCCGCGCTTCTTCACCCCCGGCGTCGTCATCGCCAACCACGCCGAATCCGGCGAGACAACCCGCTCCTTCGTCTCTGAAAACCGCCTCGCCAAGATCATGTCCCTCATCCAGCCCGGCGACTACCTCTTCATCCAGTTCGCCCACAACGACCAGAAGCCCAATGCCGTCTCCCTCGACGACTACAAAAAACTCCTCGCCGACTACATCGCGCAAACCCGCGCCAAGCAAGCCACTCCCGTCCTAGTCACCAGCATGAACCGCCGCACCTTCGACGCCGACGGCAAGATCACCAACTCCCTCGCCGCCTACCCCGACGCCATGCGCGAAGTCGCCGCCGCCCAGCACGTAGCCCTCATTGACCTCAACGCCATGTCGAAAACCCTCTTCGAAGCTCTCGGCCCTGAAGCCTCCATGAAGGCCTTCATGCACTATCCCGCCAACGCCTACCCCAACCAGACCGAAGCTATCAACGACGACACTCACTTCAACAGCTACGGAGCCTATGAACTAGCCCGCAGCGTCGTCCACGGAATCCGCGAAGCCAACCTCCCCATCGCAAAGTTCCTCACCCCCGACGTCCCCGACTTCGACCCCGCCCACCCCGACTCTCTCACCGACTTCCATCTACCCCCCACCCCCATCCTCCTAAAAACCGATCCCACCAAAATCGGCCAAACCTAACGACATCGTCGCTGTCTCTTCTTCTCAAACCACGCAAGAATCGTCATCTCGACCGAAGCAGCCCACAGTCTCATCGTGAGCTGCGCAGTGGAGAGACCCCCCATTTGCTTTTGCGTCGCCTTTACTTTTCTGTTTGTCACCCCGTAGGGATCTACTTTTGCCGTTGCCTGTTCCTTTCGATACAGTTGCCTCGAATCACATCTCCGCCAGCAAAGCCATCACATCCGCCCGAAAATCCCTCTCCCGCACAACCCCAACATAAGTCTTCGCCACCTTCCCATTCCGATCCACCAGAATCGTAGTCGGCAATCCCTCCATCCCATAAACCATCTGCGACATCGCCGCCGGAAACACCACCGGATAAGGCACCTGAAACTTCTCCGCAAAGTCCTTCACCTTATCTCTTCCACCCTCATCCATCGCAACCCCAACAACCACCAGCCCCTTCGGCCCCAGCTCCTGCGACAGCCGTATCAACCCCGGAGTCTCTTCCCAGCAAGGGGAACACCAGCTAGCCCAGTAGTTGATCAGCACCACCTGCCCACGATGCTCCGCCAGCCGCCACGAGCCTCCTCCAAGTTGCTCCAGCACCAACTCCGGCATGTGCCTCCGAGCAGCCACCGGAGTCAGCCCACCCGACCGCCGCGGTTGATGCGCCAGCGCAAACACCAGCAGCACCGTCCCTAGTACTGCAAAGCCATACTGCATCCACCGAGCCCGTCGCCCATCCACTCGACTCTCCATGCGACCCTCTCCCAGATCATACCCACCGCAAACCACTCGCTCACCAGTCCCCGCATCGGATACAGTGAACACTAGCGAGAGCTCAGAGGCCAACCAGACCCACATGACCCAACGCACCACCCTACTCAAAACCCTGGCGCTCCTCGCACTCCTCCTCATCACCACCACCCAGGGCAACCCCTACTCCGTCCAGACCCACGAAGAGATCATCGACCTCGCCTGGAAGAACTCCATACGCCCCGTCATCCTCAAGCACTTCCCCAACCTCACCGACGCACAGCTCAACGAAGCCCATGCCTACGCTTACGGCGGCTCCGCCATACAGGACTTCGGCTACTATCCCTTCGGCAACGCCTTTTTCTCCGATCTCACCCACTACGTCCGCTCCGGCGACTTCGTTATCAGCCTCCTCCGCAACGCGCAAACTCCCGACGACCTCGCCTTCGCCATCGGCTCCCTCTCCCACTACATTGGCGACAACATCGGCCACAGCTACGCCATCAACCACGCCGTCCCCATCGAATTCCCCAAGCTAAGCCAGCGATACGGCCCCATCGTCAACTACGCCGAAGGCCCACATCAGCACGTCCAAACCGAGTTCGCCTTCGACATCAACCAACTCAGCAAGGAACGCTTCGCCCCCTCCCGCTACCTCAAGCACGTCGGCCTCGAAGTCCCCCGCCCCCTGCTCCGCACCGCCTTCTACGAGACCTACGGCCTCAACCTGCCCGACATCATCGGCAGCAAAGAGACCTCCATCCGCGTCTACCGCTTCGCCGTCCGCAGCTTTCTTCCCGACATCGCCCGCGCCCAGACCATCCTCCACAAAAACAACTTCCCTCAAGACACCCCAAGCGACGATCTCACACAATTGCAGGCCGAACTCCTCCAGATAGCCACCGAAGACAACTGGCAAGAATACCGGCACAAACCAGGCGTCGGAAGTCATCTCTACGCCGGCTTCATCTACATCGTTCCCAAAGTAGGCGTCCTCAAGATGCTGGACATTCGTGGCCCCAACGTCCAGACCGAAGACCTCTACATACACAGCATCAATCGTTCTCTCAAAGCACTCCGCCTCGTCATGGCCAACTACGATCGCATCGACCACTACATCTCGAACCGAGACCTCGACACCGGCGTCGTCGTCAAGCCCGGCGGCTACCCCCTCACCGACAAAACCTACGCAAAACTGCTAGCTGAGCTAACACGGAACCCCACACGGCCCATCCCCATCCAGCTCAAACACGACATACAGGACTACTACGCCGATCCTCTCGCCCCCATCACCACCAAAAAAGATCCAAAGCAATGGGCAGCGGTCCAAGCGAACTTGAAGACCCTCGACACTATGAAAACCCTCGGAGAGATGGACCCCATTCCCGACGAGATTCTCGACTCAGAGTAAAACGCGCAGCCTCACAGCAAGGCTCCCCCACGCACGTCCTC encodes:
- a CDS encoding FAD-binding oxidoreductase, which encodes MDITSLQSQFRGEILTPGSAGYDESRKIWNAMIDRRPSAIARCTGPEDVQAAVRFALDHDIYPAIRGGGHNVAGLAMVDDGLVIDLTPMKNIVVDPSNRTATAQTGLTWGEFDRETQQHGLATTGGLISTTGIAGLTLGGGVGWLMSRCGLVCDNTLSYDIVLATGDSIQATADDHADLFWALKGGGGNFGVVTSITYRMYPITTVISGMVLHPLAEARKVLEFYRDFVTSGLPDELTVYAASLSTPDGHPVIAFIPCWCGDDLAQGERVLDPLRKFGSPIADLINTMPYSAMQQMIDPGAPFGLRSYWKSRFLRELPDTAIDTFVQFAETRTSPRSFAILEHAHGAVSRVQPNATAFPTRSDGFDLVLISLWDNAEEDPRHIEWTRTFHSAMQPWSAGSVYVNSLDQDDAARVPEAYAQNYARLSAVKATYDPGNRFRRNQNIQPHTKASEK
- a CDS encoding SDR family NAD(P)-dependent oxidoreductase encodes the protein MSKLANRVALVTGGSRGIGAAIAKRLASDGASVAITYAKDATAASAVVKAIELAGGKAVAIQADAADTKAVNDAVEKAVATLGRLDVLVNNAGTAIPKKFEETTLEEMDRMIDINLRGVFVTTQAALKHMNDGGRIINIGSCVGERLMTPGLVPYAATKGAVKMFTQGLSREVGNRGITVNNVQPGPIDTDLNPAAGDWATPQKAATALDRYGSVDEVAALVSFVAGPESSYITGANLTVDGGTNA
- a CDS encoding PEGA domain-containing protein, producing MRRLLATSLVVFLALGDSAFGQKDKAPVVPAVAPVAAPVVSGPPPPNTLQDGTAIKLRLAENLTSATAKAGQQVSFEVLEEVDVEGVPVIAKGAQALATVTTAEAKKSMGRGGKLDVNIDSVRLIDGEKAALSATQNAKGGGHTGAMTAGMVGTAIVFFPAAPLLLFIHGKDITIPKGTEVTAFVSGDMKLDMAKFAPAAASSAAVASAASGLTIEASVPNCDIEVDGNFVGSTPSTLNLAPGKHEIVVKKTGYQDWTRSMMVGSGAIRLSAEMVTKESAPPAP
- a CDS encoding rhamnogalacturonan acetylesterase; the encoded protein is MQHNTTRRRSTHTLLLSLAALYLPTAFAAHAQAPNPNLMKYSCGPANRLFATLSPTSRFTGTNSGFDLIDSPTISDGSCHSDKPFFFSVAIPEGNYHVVLTLGGPQASVTTVRAEGRRLMLEKIPTAPNASVTRTIEVNVRVPEIAGDPNHTVKLKAREQGILNWDHKLTLEFNGDNPSVRSISIAPFSKAVPEPTIYLAGDSTVVDQYYEPWAAWGQMLPRFFTPGVVIANHAESGETTRSFVSENRLAKIMSLIQPGDYLFIQFAHNDQKPNAVSLDDYKKLLADYIAQTRAKQATPVLVTSMNRRTFDADGKITNSLAAYPDAMREVAAAQHVALIDLNAMSKTLFEALGPEASMKAFMHYPANAYPNQTEAINDDTHFNSYGAYELARSVVHGIREANLPIAKFLTPDVPDFDPAHPDSLTDFHLPPTPILLKTDPTKIGQT
- a CDS encoding TlpA disulfide reductase family protein, producing the protein MFTVSDAGTGERVVCGGYDLGEGRMESRVDGRRARWMQYGFAVLGTVLLVFALAHQPRRSGGLTPVAARRHMPELVLEQLGGGSWRLAEHRGQVVLINYWASWCSPCWEETPGLIRLSQELGPKGLVVVGVAMDEGGRDKVKDFAEKFQVPYPVVFPAAMSQMVYGMEGLPTTILVDRNGKVAKTYVGVVRERDFRADVMALLAEM
- a CDS encoding zinc dependent phospholipase C family protein yields the protein MTQRTTLLKTLALLALLLITTTQGNPYSVQTHEEIIDLAWKNSIRPVILKHFPNLTDAQLNEAHAYAYGGSAIQDFGYYPFGNAFFSDLTHYVRSGDFVISLLRNAQTPDDLAFAIGSLSHYIGDNIGHSYAINHAVPIEFPKLSQRYGPIVNYAEGPHQHVQTEFAFDINQLSKERFAPSRYLKHVGLEVPRPLLRTAFYETYGLNLPDIIGSKETSIRVYRFAVRSFLPDIARAQTILHKNNFPQDTPSDDLTQLQAELLQIATEDNWQEYRHKPGVGSHLYAGFIYIVPKVGVLKMLDIRGPNVQTEDLYIHSINRSLKALRLVMANYDRIDHYISNRDLDTGVVVKPGGYPLTDKTYAKLLAELTRNPTRPIPIQLKHDIQDYYADPLAPITTKKDPKQWAAVQANLKTLDTMKTLGEMDPIPDEILDSE